In a genomic window of Glycine max cultivar Williams 82 chromosome 13, Glycine_max_v4.0, whole genome shotgun sequence:
- the LOC100778710 gene encoding probable phospholipid-transporting ATPase 4 produces the protein MARGRIRARLRRSHLYTFGGCLRPTTTEEVPHPLQGPGYSRTVYCNQPQLLEKNSLFYCKNDVSTTKYNVITFFPKALFEQFRRVANIYFLLAACLSASPISPFSPLSMIAPLAFVVGLSMAKEALEDSRRFLQDVKVNHRKASLHKGNGDFGLRSWQKIMVGDVVKVEKDQFFPADLLLLASSYEDGICYVETMNLDGETNLKVKRSLEATLSLDNDGAFKDFSGTIRCEDPNPDLYTFVGNFEYEHQVYPLDPGQILLRDSKLRNTDHVYGVVIFTGHDSKVMQNSTKSPSKRSTIEKKMDYIIYTLFTVLILISFISSIGFVFKTKYQTPKWWYLRPGNIEYQFDPGKLGLAGMSHLITALILYGYLIPISLYVSIEFVKVLQATFINQDIQMYDDESGTPAEARTSNLNEELGQVDTILSDKTGTLTCNQMDFLKCSIAGTAYGVRSSEVELAAAKQMASDLEEQELNLSNFPMRKESNVPWENITEDEETELGTAVTSKDDGARRPAIKGFGFEDDRLMNGNWLKEPNADVLLLFFRILAVCHTAIPELNEETESCTYEAESPDEGAFLVAAREFGFEFYRRTQSSVAICERFSASGQVVQREYKILNLLDFTSKRKRMSVIVRDEEGSIILFCKGADSIIFDRLSKNGKMYLEATTRHLNEYGEAGLRTLALAYRKLDDQEYSDWNNEFQKAKTAVGSERDTMLEQVSDVMERELILVGATAVEDKLQKGVPQCIDKLAQAGLKIWVLTGDKMETAINIGFACSLLRQGMKQICITMNSDSVTNDGKEVIKGNILNQITNASQMIKLEKDPHAAFALIIDGKTLTYALEDDVKHQFLGLAVGCASVICCRVSPKQKALVTRLVKEGTGKTTLAIGDGANDVGMIQEADIGVGISGVEGMQAVMASDFAIAQFRFLERLLVVHGHWCYKRIAQMICYFFYKNIAFGLTIFYFEAFAGFSGQSVYDDWYMILFNVVLTSLPVISLGVFEQDVPSEVCLQFPALYQQGPKNLFFDWYRILGWMGNGLYSSLIIFFLVIIIFYDQAFRANGQTTDMAAVGTTMFTCIIWAVNCQIALTMSHFTWIQHLFVWGSITTWYVFLLLYGMLPPQYSKSAYQLLVEVLAPAPIYWAATLLVTIACVLPYLAHISFQRCFNPMDHHIIQEIKYYKKDIEDQHMWTRERSKARHETKIGFTARVEAKIRQFKGKLQKKQQSSLGAFSPS, from the exons ATGGCACGGGGGAGGATCCGGGCAAGGCTCCGAAGGAGCCATCTTTACACATTTGGTGGTTGCCTGAGGCCAACTACCACTGAGGAGGTGCCTCATCCACTTCAAGGTCCTGGTTACTCACGAACAGTATACTGCAACCAGCCTCAACTCCTTGAAAAGAATTCTCTATTTTACTGCAAGAATGATGTATCAACCACCAAATATAATGTCATCACGTTTTTCCCTAAGGCATTGTTTGAACAATTTCGAAGGGTTGCTAATATATACTTCCTTTTGGCTGCTTGCCTTTCGGCGTCTCCAATTTCACCTTTCAGCCCTCTTAGCATGATTGCTCCTTTGGCGTTTGTTGTGGGGCTTAGTATGGCAAAGGAGGCATTGGAGGATTCGCGCAGGTTCCTTCAGGATGTCAAAGTTAATCACCGGAAAGCTAGTCTCCATAAAGGCAATGGTGATTTTGGTCTCAGGTCGTGGCAGAAGATTATGGTTGGGGATGTGGTAAAAGTAGAAAAGGACCAATTTTTTCCAGCTGACTTGCTTCTCTTGGCGTCGAGTTATGAAGATGGGATATGCTATGTGGAGACAATGAATTTAGATGGGGAGACCAACTTGAAGGTGAAGAGATCTTTGGAGGCTACCTTGTCTCTGGATAATGATGGGGCTTTTAAGGATTTCTCTGGAACAATACGTTGTGAAGATCCCAATCCCGATCTTTACACTTTTGTTGGGAACTTTGAGTATGAACATCAGGTTTATCCTCTTGATCCTGGTCAAATTCTTCTCCGAGATTCAAAGCTTAGGAACACTGATCATGTCTATGGAGTGGTCATTTTCACTGGACATGACAGCAAAGTCATGCAGAATTCTACCAAATCCCCTTCAAAAAGAAGCACAATAGAAAAAAAGATGGATTATATCATATACACTCTTTTCACTGTCCTTATATTGATATCTTTTATTAGTTCGATAGGATTTGTTTTCAAGACCAAATACCAAACCCCAAAGTGGTGGTATTTACGACCTGGCAATATTGAATACCAGTTTGACCCTGGAAAACTTGGATTGGCTGGGATGAGCCATCTGATTACTGCACTCATTCTATATGGATATTTGATACCCATCTCGCTTTATGTTTCAATTGAGTTTGTGAAGGTATTACAGGCAACCTTCATTAACCAAGACATTCAAATGTATGATGATGAATCTGGTACTCCAGCTGAAGCACGGACttcaaatttgaatgaagaGTTGGGTCAGGTAGACACTATCCTATCTGATAAAACTGGCACTTTAACCTGCAACCAGATGGACTTTTTGAAGTGCTCCATTGCTGGTACTGCGTATGGTGTTCGTTCCAGTGAAGTTGAACTTGCTGCAGCAAAGCAGATGGCTTCTGATCTTGAGGAGCAGGAATTGAATCTCTCTAATTTCCCCATGCGTAAAGAGAGTAACGTGCCATGGGAAAATATCACAGAAGATGAAGAAACTGAATTGGGGACTGCTGTTACTTCCAAGGATGATGGAGCTCGAAGGCCTGCCATAAAGGGATTTGGGTTTGAAGATGATCGCCTTATGAATGGTAATTGGTTGAAAGAACCCAATGCCGATGTCCTTTTGCTGTTTTTCCGGATATTAGCAGTTTGCCATACAGCCATTCCTGAACTGAACGAGGAGACTGAGAGTTGTACATATGAAGCCGAATCACCTGATGAAGGAGCTTTTCTAGTAGCAGCCAGAGAAtttggttttgaattttataGGAGAACTCAATCAAGTGTTGCCATTTGTGAAAGATTTTCTGCTTCAGGTCAAGTGGTTCAAAG agaatataaaattttgaatctgCTGGACTTTACTAGCAAAAGAAAGCGCATGTCAGTCATTGTGCGTGATGAAGAGGGAAGCATCATTCTTTTCTGCAAAGGAGCTGACAG TATCATATTTGATCGACTGTCTAAGAATGGAAAAATGTATTTGGAGGCTACTACTAGACATTTGAATGAATATGGAGAAGCTGGTTTGAGAACGCTAGCTCTGGCTTACAGAAAGCTTGATGACCAAGAGTACTCTGATTGGAATAATGAGTTTCAGAAGGCCAAGACAGCTGTTGGGTCTGAGAGAGACACAATGCTTGAGCAGGTTTCAGATGTTATGGAAAGAGAGTTGATTCTTGTTGGGGCTACTGCAGTGGAAGATAAACTACAGAAAGGG GTGCCTCAATGCATTGATAAACTTGCTCAAGCTGGTCTAAAGATCTGGGTATTGACTGGGGATAAGATGGAAACTGCAATCAACATTGG ATTTGCTTGTAGTTTACTTAGACAGGGCATGAAGCAAATCTGTATCACAATGAATTCAGATTCTGTAACTAATGATGGGAAAGAg GTTATCAAAGGCAACATCTTGAATCAAATCACCAATGCCTCACAAATGATAAAGCTGGAAAAGGATCCACATGCTGCGTTTGCATTAATTATTGACGGAAAAACTCTAACATATGCTTTAGAAGATGATGTCAAGCACCAATTTTTGGGATTGGCTGTTGGTTGCGCATCTGTCATTTGCTGTCGTGTGTCTCCAAAGCAAAAAGCATTG GTAACAAGGTTAGTGAAAGAAGGAACTGGGAAGACCACTTTAGCCATAGGTGATGGTGCAAATGATGTTGGAATGATTCAAGAAGCTGACATTGGTGTTGGAATCAGTGGGGTTGAAGGTATGCAG GCAGTAATGGCTAGTGACTTTGCTATTGCCCAGTTCCGGTTTTTGGAGCGGCTTCTGGTAGTCCATGGACACTGGTGCTACAAGAGAATTGCACAAATG ATATGTTATTTCTTCTACAAAAATATAGCATTTGGCCTCACCATATTCTATTTTGAGGCCTTTGCGGGCTTCTCTGGACAATCTGTTTATGATGACTGGTACATGATATTGTTTAATGTTGTTCTTACATCATTGCCTGTCATTTCTCTTGGAGTTTTTGAGCAAGATGTTCCATCAGAAGTTTGCTTACAG TTTCCTGCACTGTATCAGCAAGGACCCAAGAATTTGTTCTTTGACTGGTATAGAATCTTGGGATGGATGGGAAATGGTCTTTATTCCTccctcatcatcttcttccttgtaataatcattttctatgACCAAGCTTTTCGTGCAAATGGCCAGACCACAGACATGGCTGCTGTTGGGACCACGATGTTCACTTGCATCATCTGGGCTGTCAATTGCCAGATTGCTCTGACAATGAGCCATTTCACATGGATTCAACACCTCTTTGTGTGGGGCAGCATAACCACTTGGTACGTTTTTCTCTTGTTATATGGAATGCTTCCACCACAATATTCCAAGTCTGCCTACCAACTATTGGTTGAGGTTCTTGCTCCTGCTCCTATTTATTGGGCAGCAACCCTATTAGTAACAATCGCATGCGTTCTTCCTTATCTTGCCCACATATCCTTCCAAAGATGTTTTAATCCCATGGATCATCACATTATCCAAGAAATCAAGTACTACAAGAAAGACATTGAAGATCAACACATGTGGACCAGGGAGCGGTCTAAAGCACGGCACGAAACGAAGATTGGATTCACGGCAAGAGTGGAAGCAAAGATTAGGCAGTTTAAAGGCAAGCTGCAGAAGAAGCAGCAGTCTTCACTGGGGGCTTTCTCCCCATCATGA